In the Desulfovibrio sp. X2 genome, one interval contains:
- a CDS encoding response regulator, whose protein sequence is MDKLRYLVVDDEDRFRQSLIRLLEAKGMRAEGASDGRAALRALEQKPYDVILLDVKMPGMDGVQALPRIRELAPQAEVIVLTGHASVDDAALLMERGASEYLVKPCGVNEILDTVAVLRDRRAMTAQSGA, encoded by the coding sequence ATGGACAAGTTGCGCTATCTCGTGGTCGACGACGAGGACCGTTTCCGCCAGAGCCTCATACGGCTGCTGGAGGCCAAGGGCATGCGGGCCGAGGGCGCGAGCGACGGCAGGGCCGCCCTGCGCGCGCTCGAGCAGAAGCCCTACGACGTCATCCTGCTGGACGTGAAGATGCCGGGCATGGACGGGGTCCAGGCCCTGCCGCGCATCCGGGAGCTGGCCCCGCAGGCCGAGGTCATCGTGCTCACGGGCCACGCCTCGGTGGACGACGCGGCCCTGCTCATGGAGCGCGGGGCCTCGGAGTACCTGGTCAAACCCTGCGGCGTGAACGAGATACTGGACACCGTGGCCGTGCTGCGCGACCGCCGGGCCATGACCGCCCAGTCCGGGGCCTAG
- a CDS encoding Cache 3/Cache 2 fusion domain-containing protein: MARKLPLNIKLSVATLGLVAVTVLVLSVVNLLQTQKTLREVAQTSLKAMGDSIYRDFEIQNASTMEKVSSDLVLMDQEINRMGLLNVDPDQKTPTTITNQITGAKETMDLPLFQAGRQSMRDPLIVDSVVKLVGGSATIFQYMPGKLIRVSTTVKRADGTRATLTYIPEDSPVYKSIMEDKVYQGRAYVVNAWYLTAYKPLKSIMGDLLGAAYVGRPILNDAVSRALTGANIDGKGFAFACDAKGSILVHPDKALDGKNITEIGLSPDILKMKEGFVRFTENGVPTTAYVRYYAPWDWFVVVGMSNSDMLRGADMQAMKTSAIAAVVMLALAGLLALIIIRVVSAPLVSLEAYTKDVAGGNFKARLDYEANDAVGHTIAAVHAMVGEIKNKLGFSQGVLDGVSFSSPCLITDPEDKVSFTNKRLLDLLGKPGTPESYVGQPIGQFLLGDPSRGRKTMAKVRAERHLVSEMEYDCHDGTCKTMTANTSMIYDLDGRELGAITLYFDLTHIRAQEVQLKAKNEQIARVAEQAGQIADQVSSAAQQLSAQVEQATRGAEQQSGRAAETATAMEQMNATVLEVAKNATEAANNAEKAREKARGGADSVREVISAISQVEHQTSALQADMGSLGQQAEGIGNIIGVINDIADQTNLLALNAAIEAARAGDAGRGFAVVADEVRKLAEKTMTATKEVGQAVAAIQQGTQKSIAATQSAAESVTRSTSLAEGSGRVLGEIVGYVENTAGQVSSIATAAEEQSATSEEINRAIDDINRISGETAQGMSQSAQAVADLARQAHDLQVLIEEMKA; this comes from the coding sequence ATGGCCCGCAAATTGCCGCTCAACATAAAGCTGTCCGTGGCCACGCTCGGCCTTGTGGCCGTCACGGTCCTGGTGCTCAGCGTGGTGAACCTGCTGCAGACGCAGAAGACCCTGCGCGAGGTGGCCCAGACCTCGCTCAAGGCCATGGGCGACTCCATCTACCGGGACTTCGAGATCCAGAACGCCTCGACCATGGAAAAGGTCAGCTCGGACCTCGTGCTCATGGACCAGGAAATCAACCGCATGGGGCTTTTGAACGTAGACCCCGACCAGAAGACCCCGACCACGATCACCAACCAGATCACGGGCGCCAAGGAGACCATGGACCTGCCCCTGTTCCAGGCCGGTCGCCAGTCCATGCGCGATCCGCTGATCGTGGACTCCGTGGTCAAGCTGGTGGGCGGTTCGGCCACCATCTTCCAGTACATGCCCGGCAAGCTCATCCGCGTCTCCACCACCGTGAAGCGTGCCGACGGGACGCGCGCCACCCTGACCTACATCCCCGAGGACAGCCCGGTCTACAAGAGCATCATGGAGGACAAGGTCTACCAGGGCCGGGCCTACGTGGTGAACGCCTGGTACCTGACGGCCTACAAGCCGCTCAAAAGCATCATGGGCGACCTCCTCGGCGCGGCCTACGTGGGGCGGCCCATCCTGAACGACGCCGTGAGCCGGGCCCTGACCGGCGCGAACATCGACGGCAAGGGCTTCGCCTTCGCCTGCGACGCCAAGGGATCGATCCTGGTCCACCCGGACAAGGCCCTGGACGGCAAGAACATCACGGAGATCGGCCTCTCCCCGGACATCCTGAAGATGAAGGAGGGGTTCGTCCGCTTCACCGAGAACGGCGTGCCCACCACGGCCTACGTGCGCTACTACGCACCTTGGGACTGGTTCGTCGTGGTCGGCATGAGCAACAGCGACATGCTGCGCGGCGCGGACATGCAGGCCATGAAGACCTCGGCCATCGCCGCCGTGGTCATGCTGGCCCTGGCGGGCCTTTTGGCCCTGATCATCATCCGCGTGGTCTCCGCGCCGCTGGTGAGCCTCGAGGCCTACACCAAGGACGTGGCCGGGGGGAACTTCAAGGCCAGGCTGGACTACGAGGCCAACGACGCCGTGGGCCACACCATCGCCGCGGTGCACGCCATGGTCGGCGAGATCAAGAACAAGCTCGGCTTCTCCCAGGGCGTGCTCGACGGCGTCTCCTTCTCCTCCCCCTGCCTGATCACCGACCCCGAGGACAAGGTCAGCTTCACCAACAAGCGCCTGCTCGACCTGCTGGGCAAGCCGGGCACGCCCGAAAGCTACGTGGGACAGCCCATCGGCCAGTTCCTGCTCGGGGACCCCTCGCGCGGCCGGAAGACCATGGCCAAGGTGCGCGCCGAGCGCCATCTGGTCTCCGAGATGGAGTACGACTGCCACGACGGGACCTGCAAGACCATGACCGCCAACACGAGCATGATCTACGACCTCGACGGCCGCGAGCTCGGGGCGATCACCCTCTACTTCGACCTCACGCATATCCGCGCCCAGGAGGTCCAGCTCAAGGCCAAGAACGAACAGATCGCCCGCGTGGCCGAGCAGGCCGGGCAGATCGCGGACCAGGTCTCCTCGGCCGCGCAGCAGCTCTCCGCCCAGGTGGAGCAGGCCACGCGCGGCGCCGAGCAGCAGAGCGGCCGCGCGGCCGAGACGGCCACGGCCATGGAGCAGATGAACGCCACGGTGCTCGAGGTGGCCAAGAACGCCACCGAGGCCGCGAACAACGCCGAGAAGGCGCGCGAAAAAGCGCGCGGCGGGGCCGACTCCGTGCGCGAGGTCATCTCGGCCATCTCCCAGGTCGAGCACCAGACCTCGGCCCTGCAGGCCGACATGGGCAGCCTCGGACAGCAGGCCGAGGGCATCGGCAACATCATCGGCGTGATCAACGACATCGCGGACCAGACCAACCTGCTGGCGCTGAACGCGGCCATCGAGGCCGCGCGCGCGGGCGACGCGGGCCGGGGCTTCGCCGTGGTCGCGGACGAGGTCAGGAAGCTCGCGGAGAAGACCATGACCGCCACCAAGGAGGTGGGGCAGGCCGTTGCCGCCATCCAGCAGGGCACCCAGAAGAGCATCGCCGCCACGCAGAGCGCCGCGGAGTCCGTGACCAGGTCCACCTCCCTGGCCGAGGGTTCCGGCAGGGTCCTGGGCGAGATCGTGGGCTACGTGGAGAACACCGCGGGCCAGGTCTCGTCCATCGCCACGGCGGCCGAGGAGCAGTCCGCGACCAGCGAGGAGATCAACCGCGCCATCGACGACATCAACCGCATCTCCGGCGAGACGGCCCAGGGCATGAGCCAGTCGGCCCAGGCCGTGGCGGACCTGGCGCGCCAGGCCCACGACCTGCAGGTGCTGATCGAGGAGATGAAGGCCTAG
- a CDS encoding HAD family hydrolase → MKRRPLVMLDFDGTLVDSLPSITHATRRTFALHGLREPTREEVRTALLDGRGLEYYLMRLNPELPAEEVPAWIAEWRAVYAAEAHPLTRLFPGTRAALARLREAGAALVLMSNKGETALKAAVAGLGLADFFALVAGQTPDLPKKPDPTVFHALIAPALPDHDPERMLMAGDSEADLLFGRAVGARCCFAAYGYGDPSVCSPLADTVITDVAELPLP, encoded by the coding sequence ATGAAACGCCGCCCCCTGGTCATGCTCGATTTCGACGGCACCCTCGTCGACTCCCTGCCCTCCATCACCCACGCCACCCGCCGCACCTTCGCCCTGCACGGCCTGCGCGAGCCGACGCGAGAGGAGGTGCGCACGGCGCTCCTGGACGGCCGCGGGCTCGAATACTACCTCATGCGCCTGAACCCGGAGCTTCCGGCCGAGGAGGTCCCGGCCTGGATAGCCGAATGGCGCGCCGTCTACGCGGCCGAGGCGCACCCCCTGACGCGCCTCTTCCCGGGCACGCGCGCGGCCCTCGCGCGGCTTCGCGAGGCGGGCGCCGCCCTGGTGCTCATGAGCAACAAGGGCGAGACGGCGCTCAAGGCCGCGGTCGCGGGGCTCGGGCTCGCGGACTTCTTCGCCCTCGTGGCCGGGCAGACGCCGGACCTGCCCAAGAAGCCGGACCCCACGGTCTTTCATGCGCTCATCGCCCCGGCCCTGCCGGACCACGACCCCGAGCGCATGCTCATGGCCGGGGACAGCGAGGCGGACCTCCTCTTCGGCCGCGCCGTGGGCGCGCGCTGCTGCTTCGCGGCCTACGGCTACGGCGACCCGTCCGTCTGCTCGCCCCTGGCGGACACGGTCATCACGGACGTGGCCGAACTGCCCCTGCCCTAG
- a CDS encoding PEP/pyruvate-binding domain-containing protein, with the protein MFRRLFTSLSTLFDPAHRAASPARRKGREAAESLFRVKYRAFQELLASNSELLGLIAAMDELLTGSAVFGLAQVRSLAGRVAFHATRMVKSFERLSGRAQPELEAVLETVRSGLSACLQAGRPSWTQARPTIPHAEITREMVDDVGGKNANLGEVLCRVGLPVPAGFAVTTWAGRTFFATAGIDDVVASILLDLDVEDPAALALAGEEIQALVLRAPLPEEIDEALRAAHAALAEARGVLAQALRVSVRSSAVGEDGALSFAGQYVSLLNVDATRLAHAYKCVMASLYTPRAMAYRRLHGIPDEEPAMGVAVLPMVEARAGGVLYTRPPFGSEFDDVVIDAVWGLGAAVVDGKATPDQFTVARLPRRIVGRRTEFKQTMRVCDPAGGLRDVPVPPGLAGCPCLTDEQVLQLSDFGLRLESHYGCPQDVEWVLEEDGPGGPGRLLILQTRPLARVARPDASPDASPDVAPVQPPEAGAELLLSGGRCAVPGAAAGPVHHAAPDSLEGFPDGGVLVALHSSPKYLPLLRRAAAVVAEHGSVTGHMAALCREFAVPTLLGLPGACAALAEGAEITVDAAAGRVYAGRVQTLLARRGSARGGEGGEGGEETRGRAAPAMAGTPVHAMLRRAASLISPLNLLDPKAPSFAPAGCRTVHDVMRYLHEKSYTEMFALSDLTAGHAGLTARLDAATGLDLHLIDLGGALAGPDEGGAAPRRRRVAPGEVVSRPLRALLDGLVLTPEQQARPRPVHLGGFMAVMGQQMLAPPAANERFGDKSYAIASDKYLNFSSRVGYHYGVLDCYCGQTVNKNYITFAFSGGAADDAKRARRARAIGLIMERLGFEVERTGDRVFGRFQKFEPEVIEERLRAMGRLLQFTRQTDMLMVSEQSVQAMVECFLAGGCWFEPTRPSASPEGQDRAAADG; encoded by the coding sequence ATGTTCCGCCGCCTCTTCACCTCGCTCTCCACGCTCTTCGATCCCGCGCACCGCGCGGCCTCGCCCGCCCGGCGCAAGGGGCGCGAGGCCGCCGAATCCCTCTTCCGGGTCAAGTATCGCGCATTCCAGGAGCTGCTCGCCTCGAACAGCGAGCTTCTGGGCCTCATCGCCGCAATGGACGAGCTGCTCACGGGCAGCGCGGTCTTCGGGCTGGCGCAGGTGCGCTCCCTGGCAGGCCGCGTGGCCTTCCACGCCACGCGCATGGTCAAGAGCTTCGAGCGCCTCTCGGGCCGGGCCCAGCCGGAGCTCGAAGCGGTCCTCGAGACGGTCCGCTCCGGCCTCTCGGCCTGCCTGCAGGCGGGACGGCCGAGCTGGACCCAGGCCCGGCCCACCATCCCCCACGCCGAAATCACGCGCGAGATGGTGGACGACGTGGGCGGCAAGAACGCCAACCTGGGCGAGGTGCTGTGCCGCGTGGGCCTGCCCGTGCCCGCGGGCTTCGCCGTGACCACCTGGGCGGGCCGCACCTTCTTCGCCACCGCCGGAATCGACGACGTCGTGGCCTCGATCCTGCTCGACCTCGACGTGGAGGACCCGGCGGCCCTGGCCTTGGCAGGCGAGGAGATCCAGGCCCTGGTGCTGAGGGCGCCCCTGCCCGAGGAGATCGACGAGGCGCTTCGCGCGGCCCACGCCGCGCTGGCCGAGGCGCGGGGCGTTTTGGCTCAGGCGCTTCGCGTCTCGGTGCGCTCCTCGGCCGTGGGCGAGGACGGCGCGCTGTCCTTCGCCGGACAGTACGTCTCCCTGCTGAACGTGGACGCAACGCGCCTGGCGCACGCCTACAAGTGCGTCATGGCCAGCCTGTACACCCCGCGCGCCATGGCCTACCGCCGCCTGCACGGCATCCCGGACGAGGAGCCGGCCATGGGCGTGGCCGTGCTGCCCATGGTGGAGGCGCGCGCGGGCGGCGTGCTCTACACCCGGCCGCCCTTCGGCTCGGAGTTCGACGACGTGGTCATCGACGCGGTCTGGGGGCTCGGCGCGGCGGTGGTGGACGGCAAGGCCACGCCGGACCAGTTCACGGTCGCGCGGCTGCCGCGGCGCATCGTGGGCCGCCGCACGGAGTTCAAGCAGACCATGCGCGTGTGCGACCCGGCCGGGGGACTGCGCGACGTTCCCGTGCCCCCCGGGCTGGCGGGCTGCCCCTGCCTCACGGACGAGCAGGTGCTGCAACTCTCGGACTTCGGCCTGCGCCTGGAAAGCCATTACGGCTGCCCGCAGGACGTGGAATGGGTCCTCGAGGAAGACGGCCCCGGCGGCCCCGGCCGCCTGCTCATCCTGCAGACACGCCCCCTGGCCCGCGTGGCCCGGCCGGACGCTTCGCCGGACGCGTCGCCCGACGTCGCCCCTGTCCAGCCGCCCGAGGCGGGCGCCGAGCTTCTCCTCTCGGGCGGGCGCTGCGCCGTGCCCGGAGCGGCCGCTGGCCCGGTGCACCACGCCGCGCCGGACAGCCTGGAGGGCTTTCCCGACGGCGGGGTGCTGGTGGCCCTGCACTCCTCGCCCAAGTATCTGCCCCTGCTGCGCCGGGCCGCTGCCGTGGTCGCGGAGCACGGCAGCGTGACCGGCCACATGGCCGCCCTGTGCCGCGAGTTCGCGGTGCCCACCCTGCTCGGCCTGCCCGGCGCCTGCGCGGCCCTGGCCGAGGGCGCGGAGATCACGGTGGACGCCGCCGCGGGACGGGTCTACGCGGGCCGCGTGCAGACCCTGCTGGCGCGGCGCGGCAGCGCGCGCGGCGGCGAGGGCGGAGAAGGCGGCGAGGAGACGCGAGGGCGCGCCGCCCCGGCCATGGCGGGCACGCCGGTGCACGCCATGCTGCGCCGGGCCGCGAGCCTCATCTCGCCCCTGAACCTGCTCGACCCCAAGGCGCCGTCCTTCGCGCCCGCGGGCTGCCGCACGGTGCACGACGTGATGCGCTACCTGCACGAGAAGTCCTACACCGAGATGTTCGCCCTGAGCGACCTGACCGCGGGCCACGCCGGGCTGACCGCGCGCCTGGACGCGGCGACCGGGCTCGACCTGCACCTCATCGACCTGGGCGGGGCCCTGGCCGGGCCGGACGAGGGCGGGGCCGCGCCCAGGCGGCGCCGGGTCGCGCCCGGAGAGGTCGTCTCCCGGCCGCTGCGCGCCCTGCTCGACGGGCTGGTGCTCACGCCCGAGCAGCAGGCCAGGCCCAGGCCCGTGCACCTGGGCGGCTTCATGGCGGTCATGGGGCAGCAGATGCTGGCCCCGCCCGCGGCGAACGAGCGCTTCGGCGACAAGAGCTACGCCATCGCCTCGGACAAGTACCTGAACTTCAGCTCGCGCGTGGGCTACCACTACGGCGTGCTGGACTGCTACTGCGGCCAGACCGTGAACAAGAACTACATCACCTTCGCCTTTTCGGGCGGCGCGGCGGACGACGCCAAGCGCGCGCGCCGCGCGCGGGCCATCGGGCTGATAATGGAACGGCTCGGCTTCGAGGTGGAGCGCACCGGGGACAGGGTCTTCGGCCGTTTCCAGAAGTTCGAGCCCGAGGTCATCGAGGAGCGGCTGCGCGCCATGGGCAGGCTGCTGCAGTTCACCCGCCAGACCGACATGCTCATGGTCAGCGAGCAGAGCGTGCAGGCCATGGTGGAGTGCTTCCTGGCGGGCGGATGCTGGTTCGAGCCCACCCGGCCCTCCGCCAGCCCCGAGGGACAGGACAGGGCGGCGGCGGACGGCTGA
- a CDS encoding sensor histidine kinase → MAGSHDDAGRGRHRVGHRDGHRASLLDPTGPLRAGGFVWPCLLGAALFLCWAEDALTLGGYLALGLALLSGLGCWIAARRGERALARARAESDELGEQLVQSQKMAALGELAAGIAHEINNPLAIIGQEAELVRLAALGGQAESSGQGRPADAAAAEIADSLDQIAVQIERCAAITHKMLDFARARTPVCQPADCNRLVEDMVGLVEREAEKQGTKIVRMYGELPRVVTDPPLVRQVVLNLLNNAMQALGGGGAIFVTTRAAAPGRIAVEVRDTGPGIPPQMLDKIFNPFVTTKAPGQGTGLGLAISQRIVTALGGTIAVSSPPGRGAVFVVKLPAVCAPQDAATTGAAGKGEGQGGPPDAPPDASGASDVRDANLSA, encoded by the coding sequence GTGGCAGGATCGCATGACGACGCGGGACGGGGCCGGCATCGAGTCGGACACCGTGACGGACACCGCGCAAGCCTCCTCGATCCCACAGGGCCCCTGCGCGCTGGCGGGTTCGTCTGGCCCTGCCTGCTGGGCGCGGCCCTGTTCCTCTGCTGGGCCGAGGACGCCCTGACGCTCGGGGGCTATCTGGCCCTGGGGCTCGCGCTCCTCTCCGGGCTCGGCTGCTGGATCGCGGCGCGGCGCGGCGAGCGCGCCCTGGCCAGGGCGCGGGCCGAGTCCGACGAGCTCGGCGAGCAGCTGGTGCAGAGCCAGAAGATGGCGGCGCTGGGCGAGCTGGCCGCGGGCATCGCCCACGAGATCAACAATCCCCTGGCGATCATCGGCCAGGAGGCCGAGCTCGTGCGCCTGGCCGCGCTGGGCGGGCAGGCGGAGTCCTCGGGCCAAGGGCGGCCTGCGGACGCCGCGGCGGCCGAGATCGCCGACAGCCTGGACCAGATCGCGGTGCAGATCGAGCGCTGCGCCGCCATCACCCACAAGATGCTCGACTTCGCGCGCGCCCGCACCCCGGTCTGCCAGCCCGCGGACTGCAACCGCCTGGTGGAGGACATGGTGGGCCTCGTGGAGCGCGAGGCCGAGAAGCAGGGCACGAAGATCGTGCGCATGTACGGCGAGCTGCCGCGCGTGGTCACGGACCCGCCCCTGGTGCGCCAGGTGGTTCTGAACCTCCTGAACAACGCCATGCAGGCGCTGGGCGGCGGCGGGGCCATCTTCGTCACCACCCGCGCGGCCGCGCCCGGCCGCATCGCCGTGGAGGTCCGCGACACGGGCCCGGGCATCCCGCCGCAGATGCTGGACAAGATCTTCAACCCCTTCGTCACCACCAAGGCCCCGGGCCAGGGAACCGGGCTCGGCCTGGCCATCAGCCAGCGCATCGTCACGGCGCTCGGCGGGACCATCGCCGTGTCCAGCCCGCCCGGCCGGGGCGCGGTCTTCGTGGTCAAGCTGCCCGCGGTCTGCGCCCCGCAGGATGCCGCGACGACCGGGGCCGCAGGGAAGGGCGAAGGGCAGGGGGGCCCGCCGGACGCCCCCCCGGATGCGTCCGGCGCTTCGGATGTCCGGGACGCGAACCTCTCGGCGTGA
- a CDS encoding ATP-binding protein, translated as MDRSTFRNLRWKIIAVTLLFSLVPLFALGWFIHTEFSRSFRAKVQAQLTTIVESKRSAIDMFLDERVTQLRNLADTHSFAELSDQKRLNDLFQTIQSASRSFIDLGIIDGNGVHVAYAGPYHLEGVNYHDATWFQQVMLKGLYISDVFLGFRHFPHFIIAVARHEGGKTWIMRATIDSEVFSQLVRSVQVGQLGDAYLINAEGQLQTPSRFAGSVMDQVGAPGRGHFPGVLVEQGRGRDGSRITGMTWLRRVNWMLVVSEDLEEELSPLVRAQTLVLILVFCGALVIFTGAYLVTGNLVGKLFATEREKAVIDASLMQSSKMAALGKMAAGVAHEINNPLTLIRENAGWIKDLLSEEKPENIANFDEIKAAVEKIDLHVERAKTITHRMLGFAKRMDPIQESVDLTHVVEQTLKFLDNEAVHRNISIVKEFAPLPPIATDPSQIQQVALNLLENAIDAIDKDGTVTVSTGVNGKYVWFRVSDTGTGIPADKLDKIFDPFFTTKAPGEGTGLGLAISYSIVEKLGGHIDVASEEGSGATFTVFLPQG; from the coding sequence ATGGACAGGAGCACCTTTCGCAACCTCCGCTGGAAGATCATAGCCGTCACGCTGCTCTTCTCACTGGTGCCGCTCTTCGCCCTGGGCTGGTTCATCCACACGGAGTTCAGCCGCTCGTTCCGGGCCAAGGTCCAGGCGCAGCTGACGACCATCGTGGAGAGCAAGCGCTCGGCCATCGACATGTTCCTGGACGAGCGCGTGACGCAGCTGCGAAACCTCGCGGACACGCACTCCTTCGCGGAGCTTTCGGACCAGAAGCGGCTGAACGACCTGTTCCAGACCATCCAGTCCGCCTCGCGCTCCTTCATCGACCTCGGCATCATCGACGGCAACGGCGTGCACGTGGCCTACGCCGGGCCCTACCACCTGGAGGGCGTGAACTACCACGACGCCACCTGGTTCCAGCAGGTCATGCTCAAGGGGCTGTACATCAGCGACGTCTTCCTGGGCTTCCGCCACTTCCCGCACTTCATCATCGCCGTGGCCCGGCACGAGGGCGGCAAGACCTGGATCATGCGCGCGACCATCGACTCCGAGGTCTTCAGCCAGCTCGTGCGCAGCGTGCAGGTGGGGCAGCTCGGCGACGCCTACCTGATAAACGCCGAGGGCCAGCTGCAGACCCCCTCGCGCTTCGCGGGCAGCGTCATGGACCAGGTGGGCGCGCCGGGCCGCGGGCATTTCCCGGGCGTGCTCGTGGAGCAGGGCAGGGGCAGGGACGGCTCCCGCATAACGGGCATGACCTGGCTTCGCCGCGTGAACTGGATGCTCGTGGTCTCCGAGGACCTGGAGGAGGAGCTCTCGCCGCTGGTGCGGGCCCAGACCCTGGTGCTCATCCTCGTCTTCTGCGGCGCGTTGGTCATCTTCACCGGCGCCTACCTCGTGACCGGCAACCTGGTGGGCAAGCTCTTCGCCACGGAGCGCGAGAAAGCGGTCATCGACGCCTCGCTCATGCAGTCGAGCAAGATGGCGGCGCTGGGCAAGATGGCCGCGGGCGTGGCCCACGAGATCAACAACCCGCTCACCCTGATCCGCGAGAACGCGGGCTGGATCAAGGACCTCCTGTCCGAGGAGAAGCCCGAGAACATCGCCAACTTCGACGAGATCAAGGCGGCCGTGGAAAAGATCGACCTGCACGTGGAGCGGGCCAAGACCATCACCCACCGCATGCTCGGCTTCGCCAAGCGCATGGACCCCATCCAGGAGAGCGTGGACCTGACCCACGTGGTGGAGCAGACCCTCAAGTTCCTGGACAACGAGGCGGTGCACCGCAACATCTCCATCGTCAAGGAGTTCGCGCCGCTCCCGCCCATCGCCACGGACCCCTCGCAGATCCAGCAGGTGGCGCTCAACCTGCTCGAGAACGCCATCGACGCCATCGACAAGGACGGGACGGTGACCGTGAGCACGGGCGTGAACGGCAAGTACGTCTGGTTCAGGGTCAGCGACACGGGCACGGGCATTCCGGCGGACAAGCTGGACAAGATATTCGACCCCTTCTTCACCACCAAGGCCCCGGGCGAGGGCACGGGGCTCGGCCTCGCCATCAGCTACAGCATCGTGGAGAAGCTCGGCGGGCACATCGATGTCGCGAGCGAGGAAGGCAGCGGCGCGACCTTCACGGTCTTCCTGCCCCAGGGCTAG
- a CDS encoding sigma-54 dependent transcriptional regulator, whose product MSGIKVLVVDDEPDFVELFLKRFAKRGLSVRGAGSGAEALAALSREPADVVVLDVKMPGMDGLETLREIKKRHPAVQVILLTGHGSVKSGIEGMSHGAYDYVLKPFSLDDLLQRILAAFERRRMVAGAGGAGGGRGRIA is encoded by the coding sequence ATGAGCGGCATCAAGGTCCTGGTGGTGGATGACGAGCCCGATTTCGTGGAGCTCTTCCTGAAGCGCTTCGCCAAGCGCGGGCTTTCGGTGCGCGGCGCGGGCAGCGGGGCGGAGGCCCTGGCCGCGCTTTCCCGCGAGCCCGCGGACGTGGTGGTGCTGGACGTGAAGATGCCCGGCATGGACGGCCTGGAGACGCTGCGCGAGATCAAGAAGCGCCATCCGGCCGTGCAGGTCATCCTCCTGACCGGCCACGGCTCGGTCAAGTCGGGCATCGAGGGCATGAGCCACGGCGCCTACGACTACGTGCTCAAGCCCTTTTCCCTGGACGACCTCCTGCAGCGTATCCTGGCGGCCTTCGAGCGCCGCCGCATGGTGGCGGGCGCGGGAGGGGCGGGAGGCGGCCGTGGCAGGATCGCATGA